Proteins encoded by one window of Pseudonocardia sp. HH130629-09:
- a CDS encoding HhH-GPD-type base excision DNA repair protein has protein sequence MSGICIAQEPEADALLEREPLALLIGMLLDQQIQMEVAFRGPLKLYERLGGLDVRVIADHDPEAFATLATTPPAIHRYGGSMAKRVQEMCRAIVEDWDGDPAAIWTRPGADGAAPDGREVLRRLKALPGYGEQKAKIFLAILGKQYGVTPDGWREAAGDYGADGTRLSAADVVDGQTLLEVRDTKKAIKAAAREKKAAAAK, from the coding sequence ATGAGCGGGATATGCATCGCCCAGGAACCGGAGGCCGACGCGCTGCTGGAACGCGAGCCCCTCGCGTTGCTGATCGGCATGCTGCTCGACCAGCAGATCCAGATGGAGGTCGCGTTCCGTGGCCCGCTGAAGCTCTACGAACGCCTCGGTGGGCTCGACGTGCGCGTCATCGCCGACCACGACCCCGAGGCCTTCGCGACGCTCGCCACCACCCCGCCCGCCATCCACCGCTACGGCGGCTCGATGGCCAAGCGGGTGCAGGAGATGTGCCGCGCGATCGTGGAGGACTGGGACGGGGACCCGGCCGCGATCTGGACCCGGCCCGGGGCCGACGGCGCCGCGCCCGACGGACGTGAGGTGCTACGCAGGCTCAAGGCGCTGCCCGGCTACGGCGAGCAGAAGGCGAAGATCTTCCTCGCGATCCTCGGCAAGCAGTACGGGGTCACCCCGGACGGCTGGCGGGAGGCCGCCGGAGACTACGGCGCCGACGGCACCCGGCTCTCCGCGGCCGACGTCGTCGACGGGCAGACCCTCCTCGAGGTGCGCGACACGAAGAAGGCGATCAAGGCCGCGGCGCGCGAGAAGAAGGCCGCTGCGGCGAAGTGA
- a CDS encoding ArsR/SmtB family transcription factor has protein sequence MHKVPEALAGARVIDPDQVCDAVAVLADSEKVAEAATVLDVLGEANRLSLLLALQHAGDLCVSDLAVAVGMSDSAVSHALRLLRAHGMVTAHREGRLVRYRLTDGLARRVLEIVSAVAVAPGALHAHGADDGEAS, from the coding sequence GTGCACAAGGTTCCGGAGGCGCTCGCCGGCGCACGCGTGATCGACCCGGACCAGGTCTGCGACGCCGTCGCGGTGCTCGCCGACTCGGAGAAGGTGGCCGAGGCCGCGACCGTCCTGGACGTCCTGGGCGAGGCCAACCGTCTGTCGCTGCTGCTCGCGCTGCAGCACGCCGGGGACCTCTGCGTCTCCGACCTCGCCGTCGCCGTCGGGATGAGCGACTCGGCCGTCTCGCACGCGCTGCGCCTGCTGCGCGCACACGGCATGGTCACCGCCCACCGCGAGGGACGGCTGGTCCGCTACCGGTTGACCGACGGGCTCGCCCGCCGCGTGCTGGAGATCGTGTCGGCGGTCGCCGTCGCCCCGGGCGCGCTGCACGCGCACGGCGCCGACGACGGGGAGGCGTCGTGA
- the dtd gene encoding D-aminoacyl-tRNA deacylase produces the protein MRAVVARVRRASVTVEAPDGTPLRVSGEIGPGLLVLLGVHVDDVGTDPAATARKVDTMARKLHELRILTGADGGELSCADTGAPLLVVSQFTLYGETRKGRRPSWSAAARPQDAEPVVDAVVAALRGRGATVRTGEFGARMAVGSVNDGPFTVLVEV, from the coding sequence GTGAGGGCCGTCGTCGCGCGGGTGCGGCGGGCGTCGGTGACGGTCGAGGCGCCCGACGGCACACCGCTGCGGGTGTCCGGGGAGATCGGGCCCGGGCTGCTGGTGCTGCTCGGTGTGCACGTCGACGACGTCGGCACCGACCCCGCCGCGACCGCACGGAAGGTCGACACGATGGCCCGCAAGCTGCACGAGCTGCGGATCCTCACCGGGGCGGACGGCGGCGAGCTGTCCTGCGCCGACACCGGCGCCCCGCTGCTGGTCGTCAGCCAGTTCACCCTGTACGGCGAGACCCGGAAGGGCCGCCGGCCGTCCTGGTCGGCGGCCGCGCGCCCGCAGGACGCCGAGCCGGTCGTCGACGCCGTGGTGGCCGCGCTGCGCGGGCGCGGCGCGACGGTGCGGACGGGCGAGTTCGGGGCGCGGATGGCCGTGGGGTCGGTCAACGACGGGCCGTTCACGGTGCTCGTCGAGGTCTGA
- a CDS encoding helix-turn-helix domain-containing protein, with product MSRAGETRARGGRRTPNAGGTAADELRENGRRAAEDAWSAQVNALGGFIRAQRQMAKLSLREMAAMTQVSNAYLSQVERGLHQPSLKVLRSIADALHLNTDQMLSRAGWAVGDPDTAGDAAPPEEAAATSPPGVEAAIEADARLSDEQKAALLGVYRSFVQRD from the coding sequence GTGAGCCGCGCGGGGGAGACCCGCGCCCGCGGCGGCCGCCGGACACCGAACGCCGGGGGGACCGCCGCTGACGAGCTGCGCGAGAACGGCCGCAGGGCCGCCGAGGACGCCTGGAGTGCGCAGGTGAACGCCCTGGGCGGGTTCATCCGGGCGCAGCGGCAGATGGCGAAGCTGTCGCTGCGGGAGATGGCGGCGATGACCCAGGTGTCCAACGCCTACCTCAGCCAGGTCGAGCGGGGGCTGCACCAGCCGTCGCTGAAGGTGCTGCGCTCGATCGCCGACGCGCTGCACCTCAACACCGACCAGATGCTCAGCCGGGCCGGCTGGGCGGTCGGCGACCCGGACACCGCGGGCGACGCCGCCCCGCCCGAGGAGGCCGCGGCCACGTCCCCGCCGGGTGTCGAGGCGGCGATCGAGGCCGACGCACGGCTGTCCGACGAGCAGAAGGCGGCGCTGCTCGGGGTGTACCGGAGCTTCGTGCAGCGGGACTGA
- a CDS encoding DUF7059 domain-containing protein: MARDNGGVLPHLDAGAIERVRGCLLDAAYTPDGVRALLGRSAHDALTRGEPEPAARASRDGGELGTLVRLFLLEDTEPEPAVTAALGDLDPLLEGRILRRTPDGIRAALDVRPYGEGTGADGEPGTDWWVVSDIDTPAARQDREHVTGVGGASLTLAAATVRRPVGTLLDLGTGCGVQALHGSRHAMRVTATDVLPRALALARLSLGLSGVEVDLREGPWFAPVAGERFDQVVSNPPFVPGPPRVDYVYRDSGTAGDSALAALLGELPGLLNPGGVAQLLGSWLHVRGEDWPDRVRSWLPDGVDAWVLQREVVDPGLHVGTWQRDAGLVPSSRAAREQAGAWLDWMAAERVEGVGFGFLMLRRTSDPEAEPTVVVEDLPGELGEGLGREMTGWLDRVDWLRAHTRDEDLLGARLLLAPETVLESASSVDPDGGWAELSTTVRRWGGPGWEHPVDGAAAALLAGCRGELPLSELLALLSYAHDLPTDVLVAATLPAVREFVRHGLLQPVDGWPHPVPARTAAASPSGPVG, from the coding sequence ATGGCACGCGACAATGGCGGGGTGCTCCCCCATCTCGACGCCGGTGCCATCGAACGCGTCCGCGGCTGCCTGCTGGACGCGGCCTACACCCCGGACGGCGTGCGCGCCCTGCTGGGCCGCTCCGCGCACGACGCGCTGACCCGCGGCGAACCGGAGCCCGCAGCCCGTGCCAGCCGCGACGGCGGTGAGCTCGGCACCCTGGTGCGGCTGTTCCTGCTCGAGGACACCGAACCCGAGCCGGCGGTGACCGCGGCACTGGGCGACCTGGACCCGCTGCTGGAGGGCAGGATCCTGCGTCGCACCCCCGACGGCATCCGGGCCGCGCTGGACGTGCGCCCCTACGGCGAGGGCACCGGCGCCGACGGCGAGCCGGGCACCGACTGGTGGGTGGTGTCCGACATCGACACCCCCGCCGCGCGGCAGGACCGCGAGCACGTAACCGGCGTCGGCGGGGCGTCGCTGACGCTGGCCGCGGCGACCGTCCGCCGCCCGGTCGGCACCCTGCTCGACCTGGGCACCGGCTGCGGGGTGCAGGCGCTGCACGGCTCCCGGCACGCGATGCGGGTCACCGCCACCGACGTGCTGCCCCGGGCGCTGGCGCTGGCCCGGCTGTCGCTGGGGCTGTCCGGGGTGGAGGTCGACCTGCGGGAGGGTCCGTGGTTCGCCCCGGTGGCCGGGGAGCGCTTCGACCAGGTGGTGTCCAACCCGCCGTTCGTGCCGGGCCCGCCACGGGTGGACTACGTCTACCGCGACTCCGGCACCGCCGGGGACTCCGCGCTGGCCGCGCTGCTGGGCGAGCTGCCCGGCCTGCTCAACCCGGGCGGGGTCGCGCAGCTGCTGGGGTCGTGGCTGCACGTGCGCGGCGAGGACTGGCCGGACCGGGTGCGTTCCTGGCTGCCCGACGGCGTCGACGCCTGGGTGCTGCAGCGCGAGGTCGTCGACCCGGGCCTGCACGTGGGCACCTGGCAGCGCGACGCCGGGCTGGTCCCGAGCTCGCGGGCGGCGCGCGAGCAGGCCGGGGCCTGGCTGGACTGGATGGCCGCCGAGCGGGTGGAGGGGGTCGGGTTCGGCTTCCTGATGCTGCGCCGCACCTCCGACCCCGAGGCCGAGCCGACCGTCGTGGTCGAGGACCTGCCCGGCGAGCTGGGCGAGGGACTGGGCCGGGAGATGACCGGCTGGCTGGACCGGGTCGACTGGCTGCGCGCCCACACCCGCGACGAGGACCTGCTGGGCGCGCGGCTGCTGCTCGCCCCGGAGACCGTGCTGGAGTCGGCGTCGTCGGTCGACCCCGACGGCGGCTGGGCCGAGCTGTCCACCACCGTGCGCCGCTGGGGCGGCCCCGGCTGGGAGCACCCCGTCGACGGCGCGGCCGCGGCGCTGCTGGCCGGCTGCCGCGGCGAGCTGCCGCTGTCGGAGCTGCTGGCGCTGCTGTCCTACGCCCACGACCTGCCGACCGACGTCCTGGTCGCGGCGACCCTGCCCGCGGTGCGCGAGTTCGTGCGGCACGGGCTCCTGCAGCCGGTGGACGGCTGGCCGCACCCGGTGCCCGCACGGACCGCGGCCGCGTCGCCGTCGGGGCCGGTCGGGTGA
- a CDS encoding GNAT family N-acetyltransferase, translating into MRLTSVTHLRLPYGTLLGYDVTVGRRGDPVPVSFDQRRHVDRGDRPGSWMAITCRLPAVDLDALAEAWLAVLRRHGTLRTVFSPGPAGPRLHEVDLRPGRWVTHPIAPGQAVDDAVRRMLDERCTPYAAPSHRLCVILTADRPTLVVAADHAHVDMWSLLVILRDLVQGLGGTLPAGTVRPFAEHTAALAEREPAPDEVRQRWAEILAAGGDVMPRFPLPLGELTPAPPERVEVRDVLGVDDCALFERRARASGVSTLALVTSVMTRTTRELAHAPLRAVFPVHSRYDDRWHGSVGWFITNAVIDAGDPDPRACADAVREAVRLGSWPLDDVLAPWGGMPEAPGMFAISWLDLRRLPVRIDHAGLEAQYVSSAGDADGVMLWFILDEAGLHLRCRYPDTDEARENVGAWLDRVVDGVRASAHPAGADVVLAGGRLVVDRATRADVPAVVALLSGAGDTADPDDPDDPDLAPYEEAFDALDRDPGRFLAVARAGDGRVVATVQLTILPGPVLRGTTRLQVEGLRVAVGWRRRGVGSALLEWAHEHGRARGAVLARAGDTAGDGPHPFLARFGYQPDRAGYTRPL; encoded by the coding sequence ATGCGGCTGACGAGCGTGACGCACCTGCGCCTTCCCTACGGGACGCTGCTCGGCTACGACGTCACCGTCGGCCGCAGGGGCGACCCGGTCCCGGTCTCGTTCGACCAGCGCCGCCACGTCGACCGCGGGGACCGGCCGGGCTCGTGGATGGCGATCACCTGCCGGCTGCCCGCAGTCGACCTCGACGCGCTGGCCGAGGCCTGGCTGGCGGTGCTGCGCCGGCACGGGACGCTGCGCACGGTGTTCTCCCCCGGCCCGGCCGGTCCCCGGCTGCACGAGGTGGACCTGCGTCCCGGCCGCTGGGTCACCCACCCCATCGCGCCCGGCCAGGCCGTCGACGACGCCGTCCGGCGGATGCTCGACGAGCGCTGCACCCCCTACGCGGCGCCCTCGCACCGGCTCTGTGTGATCCTCACCGCGGACCGGCCGACGCTCGTCGTGGCCGCCGACCACGCCCACGTGGACATGTGGTCGCTGCTGGTGATCCTGCGCGACCTCGTGCAGGGCCTGGGCGGGACGCTGCCGGCCGGCACCGTGCGCCCCTTCGCCGAGCACACCGCCGCCCTGGCCGAGCGCGAGCCCGCGCCCGACGAGGTCCGGCAGCGCTGGGCGGAGATCCTGGCCGCGGGCGGCGACGTGATGCCCCGCTTCCCGCTGCCGCTCGGGGAGCTCACCCCCGCTCCCCCGGAGCGTGTGGAGGTGCGCGACGTGCTCGGCGTCGACGACTGCGCGCTGTTCGAACGCCGGGCACGCGCATCCGGGGTGTCGACGCTGGCGTTGGTCACCTCGGTCATGACCCGCACCACCCGGGAGCTGGCGCACGCCCCGCTGCGCGCGGTGTTCCCGGTGCACAGCCGCTACGACGACCGCTGGCACGGCTCGGTCGGCTGGTTCATCACCAACGCGGTGATCGACGCGGGCGACCCGGACCCGCGGGCCTGCGCCGACGCCGTCCGCGAGGCCGTGCGGCTCGGGTCCTGGCCGCTCGACGACGTGCTGGCCCCCTGGGGCGGGATGCCCGAGGCCCCCGGCATGTTCGCGATCTCCTGGCTGGACCTGCGACGGCTGCCGGTGCGCATCGACCACGCCGGGTTGGAGGCGCAGTACGTCAGCTCCGCGGGCGACGCCGACGGCGTGATGCTCTGGTTCATCCTCGACGAGGCGGGCCTGCACCTGCGCTGCCGCTACCCCGACACCGACGAGGCCAGGGAGAACGTCGGCGCCTGGCTGGACCGGGTCGTCGACGGCGTCCGGGCCTCCGCCCACCCGGCGGGTGCGGACGTCGTGCTGGCCGGGGGCCGGCTCGTCGTCGACCGGGCCACCCGGGCCGACGTCCCCGCGGTCGTCGCGCTGCTGTCGGGCGCCGGGGACACCGCCGACCCGGACGACCCGGACGACCCGGACCTCGCGCCCTACGAGGAGGCCTTCGACGCCCTGGACCGCGACCCCGGCCGGTTCCTCGCGGTCGCCCGCGCCGGCGACGGCCGGGTGGTCGCGACCGTGCAGCTCACGATCCTGCCCGGGCCCGTCCTGCGTGGCACGACCCGGTTGCAGGTCGAGGGGCTGCGGGTCGCCGTCGGGTGGCGGCGGCGCGGGGTCGGGTCGGCGCTGCTGGAGTGGGCGCACGAGCACGGGCGCGCCCGCGGCGCCGTCCTGGCCCGGGCCGGGGACACCGCCGGGGACGGGCCGCACCCGTTCCTGGCGCGGTTCGGCTACCAGCCCGACCGGGCCGGGTACACCCGGCCGCTCTGA
- a CDS encoding AMP nucleosidase — protein sequence MTPAMIEQVRPPVPAEKLDHEIARLLDALQSVYDDGWYPELEVVRPWSTHNPRISGEFARPCAIRRYLHRELRGLLAAGATVTARAARPARAFTDPEFFAALDEDRFDLRVKKLFLFGPERMALSLDRLSHYTGTPAESFQRHVLFTNYAMHVESFLERFPDAERPDRAGVQMPAYHHPGADGDGVTLVNIGVGPANAKTVTDHLAVLRPDTMIMIGHCGGLRNRQELGDFVLATAYQRADHVLDEVLPADVPVIPSIRLNGYLMDALGAAEATWRPGVVHTTDNRNWEFNQAATLHRMRLARAVAVDMESATIAANGFRYRIPNATLLCVSDKPLHAEPKLAGGARAFYETSKRKHLGIALDALDRVRAEHPDGLPGSEVRSADEPLLGNGPDGA from the coding sequence GTGACCCCCGCGATGATCGAGCAGGTCCGCCCGCCGGTGCCGGCCGAGAAGCTCGACCACGAGATCGCCCGGCTGCTCGACGCCCTCCAGTCGGTCTACGACGACGGCTGGTACCCCGAGCTCGAGGTCGTGCGCCCCTGGTCGACGCACAACCCGCGGATCTCCGGCGAGTTCGCCCGGCCGTGCGCGATCCGCCGCTACCTGCACCGGGAGCTGCGCGGCCTGCTCGCCGCCGGGGCCACCGTCACCGCCCGCGCCGCCCGACCGGCCCGGGCGTTCACCGACCCGGAGTTCTTCGCCGCGCTCGACGAGGACCGCTTCGACCTGCGCGTGAAGAAGCTGTTCCTGTTCGGCCCGGAACGCATGGCGCTCTCGCTCGACCGGCTCTCGCACTACACCGGCACCCCGGCCGAGTCCTTCCAGCGGCACGTGCTGTTCACCAACTACGCCATGCACGTCGAGTCGTTCCTGGAGCGCTTCCCCGACGCCGAGCGGCCCGACCGCGCCGGTGTCCAGATGCCCGCCTACCACCACCCGGGCGCCGACGGCGACGGCGTGACCCTGGTGAACATCGGCGTCGGCCCGGCCAACGCCAAGACCGTCACCGACCACCTCGCGGTGCTCCGCCCGGACACGATGATCATGATCGGGCACTGCGGTGGCCTGCGGAACCGCCAGGAGCTGGGCGACTTCGTGCTGGCCACGGCCTACCAGCGGGCCGACCACGTGCTGGACGAGGTGCTCCCGGCCGACGTGCCGGTCATCCCGAGCATCCGGCTCAACGGCTACCTGATGGACGCGCTCGGCGCGGCCGAGGCGACCTGGCGACCGGGGGTCGTGCACACCACCGACAACCGCAACTGGGAGTTCAACCAGGCCGCGACGCTGCACCGGATGCGGCTGGCCCGGGCCGTCGCGGTGGACATGGAGTCCGCGACGATCGCCGCCAACGGGTTCCGCTACCGGATCCCGAACGCGACCCTGCTGTGCGTGTCGGACAAGCCGCTGCACGCCGAGCCCAAGCTGGCCGGCGGCGCGCGGGCGTTCTACGAGACGAGCAAGCGCAAGCACCTCGGGATCGCGCTGGACGCGCTGGACCGGGTCCGCGCCGAGCACCCCGACGGGCTGCCCGGCTCCGAGGTCCGCTCCGCCGACGAGCCGCTGCTCGGCAACGGGCCCGACGGGGCCTGA
- a CDS encoding YggT family protein, whose product MVAYLLSSLLGLFQLVLIARVIVDWIEVLGSGRGGAVLDTARRITHGLTEPVVAPIRRRVQPVRMGAVGLDLSVLIVFVVVLLARVLVVPLIPF is encoded by the coding sequence ATGGTCGCGTATCTGCTGTCGTCGTTGCTGGGGTTGTTCCAGCTCGTCCTGATCGCGCGGGTCATCGTGGACTGGATCGAAGTGCTCGGGTCCGGGCGGGGTGGCGCCGTGCTCGACACCGCCCGGCGGATCACCCACGGGCTCACCGAACCGGTCGTCGCCCCGATCCGCCGCCGGGTGCAGCCGGTGCGGATGGGAGCGGTCGGGCTGGACCTGTCGGTCCTGATCGTGTTCGTGGTCGTGCTGCTCGCCCGGGTCCTCGTGGTGCCGCTGATCCCGTTCTGA